ACCAAACCCCCAATGAATTTCCCTTCATCAAATTATGCTTAGTCTTATTATTATTggtggagtttttttttttacctttttatcaTTAGCAGGGTCGTTTTTGTTGCTTGACGAGATCAGACCGAGAGAAGAAGCCATGTTGGCAATTTCTGATCGTAGATTATCCTCGTGTTTGGCCGCTGATTTCTTCTGGTGCTTCGAAGtcgacatgtttttttttttttgttttccaacccGTGCGGGAGAAAGCAAGAGCTCTAGAAACCCTTTAATTAATTTGTCGGGTTCACTTCAAATACTGTATTTATTCTACCAACTGGATACTAATTAAACTTCGTTTAGGGCCAGCCATCGATTTTGTAACCtattaaataaagttaataataagACACCTACAGTCAAAGTAAAATGGGACGAATAGAGTAATATGTTTCATGCCTCAAGACTATTTTTTAGTCTTTACTAACAATAAACATAGTCtcggtttaaaaaaaattaatacataaatgatttgtattttaaacataattgCCTTTTATTGTTATAGTTAAACCTTAAACTTAAAGTGGTcgaatttatattttaaaatttcacttttatttttggACTGCATATGCATTTTAAGCTTGAATATTGGGATGACCGGATGAGTTAATATTGTAGTTAGGCACTTGCATTGTGCTTAGAAGTTTTTAGAGGCTGTTTCTGGGCTTAAACAGAACAAGGTTAAGGGCTATTTCATCCTGTTGCGGAATCATGATCTTGGGTTTGTTACAACTTCATCAGTTAGTTGTGAGAACTGAAAAGGACATGTTAAAGCAACCCAACTTTACAATCCATGGCCATTGGGTCTTGTCGCTACATTCATACTCATATTCTGGGTAAAACAGAATATATATACGTATGACCTTGAACAAATGTCGGTCTTGAAGTAGTTTTTCTTACCTTAGAGATAAGACGGTCTACATCATGTCTTTCTCATATCTTATTTATGTGGGTAATTGATCTGTTGAACAAATGAAGCATCCCTTTTATAAATCCTTGATCTATGTTCTAAAAATCCTcatactatatgtatatatttaaagaaagtTTCACTTCTGTTTTTGGACTGCATAGCTTTCTTTGGTGGAATTTTTAATATTGgacaatgaaaataaaataaaatagaaaaatgcTTAATACAGCCCGAACttgcataaaaaatttgtattttttatataaaaattcacCCCTGAATTTGTGCAGCCTTCAAAAAAATATTCACAGAGATATTATGATTAGGGTGTATATATTTGAGTTAACTAAGGTTTATGCAATTCGTGCaaagataaaattttcaaatttaattttaagattCCCCAAAACTTGATGCACCTTATATGATCAAAGGAAAACGGCAAACATAAAATTAAGAATGCCTTATGATCAGCTACAAGACTACAAACACCACCACTCAAAACCTCAACTGATCATGACGATTCTTACAAAAATTCAactcaaagttaaaaaaaaaaaaaaaaaattaaaaaaggaatTAAGATATCTGTTCGTGGTCTGCGGATACCAAGGTACTTGTTTGTAACCGATTACTACTTTCATCTTTCTCCATTTGGGAATTGTCCTCAGACGTCATTGAACTACTGCGAAAGCTACTACCACCAAAAGACGACGTTCTACTAGAACTGGCTGGCGTGGCCAAAAACGTCGGTTTGTGTTGGCCAGCCATGATCACGAGATAATTCTCTTCAAAAACCGATTGATTAATCTTGGTATTATCACTAGGCTTAACGTCTTGGGATGATCCAACCTCAAGGTCTCTTTGATCACCATCTGCAGCCTCATTTCGTAAATTACGAGATAGCTTCCAATAAGAACAAGCGAGAATCAAAAGAGCAAAAGCAATGAGAGCCATCATGGCAGCAAGAGCACCAAACAGGTAAGGAACTGGTGAGTGCCATGGTGACCTTTGAGGAGCTATCATCACTGCAGGGGATGATATTGGTGCCATTAAAGATGTTGATTGATGAAttgccattttttttaaaatttgttattaattagAAGAGATGATAAGTGGTTTTTTTTtgtacgtttttttttttttttgggttgtgAGTGGATTGAGACTGCTTGGATGAAGTGGTTTTTATAGCGAGTTAGAGTGGTGACATCATTTATGCGGCGAACCCACAGTAAAGAATGAAATTTGTTGGCTGACTATGTATGTTGCCATAGTTATTTATGTCAAGTCGAGTAATGCTTACTGTCTCTTTTTGTATCTTGCTTCAAATTTAGTTTCTGTtcatttcaacttttaattgaagtttttgttttttaagtcaTTGAATTctcgtgattttttttatattgaatttgCTAATAATAAACCTTTTTGATAAgagtaattatatatacacttgCTACATGTCCGCGCAATGCGTTAGTTTGGTAGCGGCGTCGATGACGGGTGGTGCGGGAGGCGGTAGCAGTGTggaatgtatgttgtaaataatttcattaaggatatttgaagtatattatataaagatatCCAATccaaattaataactaaaagaGATATGTAGTTATAATTGTTtagtaagatttttttttttttttaaaatagaagagaaaaaagaaaataaagaagtaTAGACTATTTGCATAGACACTTTAATTATACCGTTTATATATAACTTGATCAACGTTACTTTTGTTGacagtatttttaatttatttgttattttcctctttaaaaataaagattaccTTTTTTATTGCTCAATTGTGCATCCATCTATACTCGGGCCGTCTTGATTATAAAGTAAGGTTAAAGGGAGTAGGGTGAACCCACCCCTGGTTCGCCGGTCGTTTGCCGCTAGATCACTCCACACACCATCCCGACTTGGCGATCCTGACCATTTCAACCCCCTCGGCGACTTTTGCATATCGTCCAATGTTGCTCATCTTTTTCGAACTTCAATGCATTATTCACtgttttttatttcctttttataattattttttgatatatgtGTATTGATGCGTCCTGTTATTTTTAAAGAAAGAGAGTAGACACTCGTTTTTTACTTGGAAAGTTGGAATTAGAAGACATGTGTGGGTGAGTgggtcttttttatttttatttgttgttaGTTTCACTTTAGCCTCCTAAAGGTTGAGGTTCTTtacaaattgataaagttttcaATGTCTTTTCTACCTAATCTAAATGAATTCTTTTTGTAAGTAAGTAACTCTCAATGCCGTTTTCCACGGATTTTGAGTTTTAAAGGTAGACAACCTTATCCTTATcaaaagtagagagactgcttccatgtTCTACCATTGGTaaaaaaggacctccggccttgctgggcatgaagATCAAACCCTTGACATCTGttttctttttgtgtttttttaattaactaatgtacaaatatattgtttttttaatttacagtACTTGTAATTATTTAGTAActtttaagtttatttgtaaTGGATTTATGTCTTTACAATGATGGATTTATATTTTcgatttcatgatttatattttattaaagtataaaaataaGCTATAAAAAATCATCATTATAATGTGACACGTGGCACAAGTCCCCTCACTCACTAAATGGCCCCACTCCCACTTTTTTAAAGGGACCAACATGTGACTAGGCGTCACATGACGTAAGTCACTATATGTTGGGATAGCTCCACTCCCTATAGCCTAATAAAGTACTATAACCCTCAAATTAgaataaaacattttttcttaAAGTCCTGTGCCTTGGTGAAATTGAAAATTGAGATATTTTTGAAGCAAATATCTAATATCAATCTCAAAAAGAAAATACTAAATATGTCCAAGCTAGATACAACTCACACATGACAAAATCAATAGAAAAAATTATATACGGAAAAATATGTAATCTATATGTCAACTATTGAATATTTTAGATATACTTTAAGGCACATTTTATAAGCATATCTATTATTACTAACCCAAAAATATCAATTTAGTCATTTAAATCTAAAGTTATTTAGGGGTAAAGTTGTTAATTTCAAcacttgaattaaaatcaaggatcaagattaattttaatccaaagatcaagatctttttaattttacccctaaaatttgataaatttaagaAATCTCCATCCTAAAGATCAactaaaacc
The sequence above is drawn from the Erigeron canadensis isolate Cc75 chromosome 4, C_canadensis_v1, whole genome shotgun sequence genome and encodes:
- the LOC122598518 gene encoding protein GLUTAMINE DUMPER 2-like; translation: MAIHQSTSLMAPISSPAVMIAPQRSPWHSPVPYLFGALAAMMALIAFALLILACSYWKLSRNLRNEAADGDQRDLEVGSSQDVKPSDNTKINQSVFEENYLVIMAGQHKPTFLATPASSSRTSSFGGSSFRSSSMTSEDNSQMEKDESSNRLQTSTLVSADHEQIS